One Obesumbacterium proteus DNA window includes the following coding sequences:
- a CDS encoding GlpM family protein: MGLLFKALLGALVVLLIAILARSKNYYIAGLIPLFPTFALIAHYIVGTERSIEALRSTIIFGIWAIIPYFIYLLSLYFLIAHLRLSFSLIIAVFCWVGSAWALVTLWNKFHGVG, encoded by the coding sequence ATGGGATTGCTGTTCAAAGCATTATTGGGTGCATTAGTTGTTTTGCTGATTGCCATTTTGGCTCGAAGTAAAAACTATTATATTGCTGGCTTGATTCCCCTTTTTCCTACCTTTGCGCTTATCGCCCACTACATTGTTGGCACAGAGCGGTCTATTGAAGCATTACGCTCAACCATCATCTTTGGAATATGGGCCATCATCCCCTACTTTATCTATCTTTTGTCCCTCTATTTTCTGATAGCGCATTTACGCCTCTCATTTTCCCTCATTATCGCCGTATTTTGCTGGGTTGGCTCTGCATGGGCCTTAGTGACATTGTGGAATAAATTTCATGGTGTTGGGTGA
- a CDS encoding DUF2594 family protein, whose product MSNVDFSTESTIETLANEVACLKATLTFMLKAMGQADAGKVIINMEKFAAQLEDASQSESFKHAICQIKHAYRQ is encoded by the coding sequence ATGAGCAACGTAGATTTCTCAACCGAATCCACTATCGAAACTCTGGCCAATGAAGTCGCGTGCTTAAAAGCCACTCTGACCTTCATGTTAAAAGCCATGGGCCAAGCCGATGCGGGTAAAGTTATTATTAACATGGAAAAATTTGCGGCTCAGCTCGAAGATGCCTCTCAGTCAGAGTCTTTCAAGCATGCTATTTGCCAGATTAAACACGCTTACCGTCAATAA
- the uvrY gene encoding UvrY/SirA/GacA family response regulator transcription factor, translating to MISVLLVDDHELVRAGIRRILEDIKGIKVVGEAQCGEDAVKWCRSNSADIVLMDMNMPGIGGLEATRKILRYNPDVKVIMLTIHTENPLPAKVMQAGAFGYLSKGAAPQEVVNAIRAVHSGQRYIASDIAQQMALSQLTPQTDSPFGCLSERELQIMLMLTKGSKVTEISEQLNLSPKTVNSYRYRMFSKLNINGDVELTHLAIRHGLCNAENLLNSD from the coding sequence TTGATCAGCGTTCTTCTTGTTGATGACCACGAACTGGTGCGCGCAGGGATTCGACGCATTCTTGAAGATATCAAAGGGATCAAAGTTGTTGGTGAAGCACAATGTGGCGAAGATGCTGTCAAGTGGTGCCGCAGTAACAGCGCAGATATCGTATTAATGGACATGAATATGCCAGGCATTGGCGGGCTTGAGGCGACGCGCAAAATATTGCGTTATAACCCCGACGTCAAAGTTATTATGCTAACGATTCATACCGAAAATCCGCTGCCGGCGAAGGTTATGCAGGCGGGTGCGTTTGGGTATTTAAGCAAAGGCGCTGCGCCGCAGGAAGTGGTGAACGCCATACGAGCCGTTCATTCTGGGCAACGTTATATTGCGTCTGATATCGCACAGCAGATGGCTCTGAGCCAATTGACGCCGCAGACAGATTCGCCGTTTGGTTGCTTATCTGAACGCGAACTCCAAATTATGCTGATGCTCACTAAGGGCAGCAAAGTGACGGAGATTTCTGAGCAGCTCAATTTGAGTCCGAAAACGGTAAATAGCTATCGCTATCGTATGTTTAGTAAACTCAATATTAACGGTGACGTCGAGTTGACTCATTTAGCAATTCGCCATGGATTGTGCAATGCAGAGAACCTGTTAAACAGTGACTGA
- the uvrC gene encoding excinuclease ABC subunit UvrC, whose product MTERFDSVEFLKTVTNQPGVYRMYDATETVIYVGKAKDLKKRLSSYFRQNVGSRKTETLVKNIAQIDVTVTHTETEALLLEHNYIKLYQPRYNVLLRDDKSYPLIFLSADNHPRLSIHRGAKHAKGEYFGPFPNSYAVRETLALLQKLFPIRQCENSVYRNRSRPCLQYQIGRCLGPCVKGLVSDEEYEQQVNYVRLFLSGKDNQVLDSLVVRMEEASKALKFEEAARIRDQIQAVRRVTEKQFVSGNSDDLDVIGVAFDSGMSCVHVLFIRQGKILGSRSYFPKVPSGTELSEVVQTFVGQFYLQGSQIRTLPGEILLDFTLPEKDILSDSISELAGRKVNIQTRPRGDRARYLKLAKTNAQTALITKLSQQSTIHQRLTELEKVLHLSDIRRMECFDISHTMGEETVASCVVFDQHGPVRSEYRRYNITGITPGDDYAAMNQVLRRRYGKALEEDKIPDVIFIDGGKGQLGQAKDVFAELDVPWDKNRPLLLGIAKGSDRKAGLETLFLQPEGEGFSLPPDSPALHLIQHIRDDSHNHAITGHRKKRAKVRNTSSLETIEGVGPKRRQTLLKYMGGLQPLMNASVEEIAKVPGISQALAEKIHNALKH is encoded by the coding sequence GTGACTGAGCGTTTTGATTCTGTAGAGTTTCTAAAAACGGTGACCAATCAGCCCGGCGTCTATCGTATGTATGACGCCACTGAGACGGTTATCTATGTCGGTAAGGCCAAAGATCTCAAAAAACGTCTATCGAGCTATTTTCGCCAAAACGTAGGAAGTCGTAAGACGGAAACGTTGGTGAAAAATATCGCTCAGATAGATGTTACCGTGACCCATACGGAAACCGAGGCTTTGCTGCTTGAGCACAACTATATAAAGCTTTATCAGCCGCGTTATAACGTATTGCTACGCGATGATAAATCCTATCCCCTTATTTTCCTCAGCGCTGACAATCATCCTCGGTTATCCATTCACCGTGGAGCAAAGCATGCGAAAGGGGAGTACTTTGGCCCATTCCCAAACTCCTATGCGGTGCGTGAAACTCTCGCACTTTTGCAGAAGCTTTTTCCTATTCGCCAGTGCGAAAATAGCGTCTATCGCAACCGCTCACGTCCTTGTCTGCAATACCAAATAGGTCGTTGTTTAGGCCCATGTGTCAAAGGTTTGGTGAGCGATGAAGAATATGAGCAGCAGGTAAACTACGTCCGCTTATTCTTATCGGGTAAAGATAACCAAGTGCTCGATTCACTTGTTGTTCGAATGGAAGAGGCGAGTAAAGCGCTTAAGTTTGAAGAAGCAGCGCGGATCCGAGATCAAATTCAAGCCGTAAGACGAGTTACTGAGAAACAGTTCGTTTCGGGCAACAGCGATGATCTTGATGTTATTGGCGTTGCGTTTGACTCCGGTATGTCGTGTGTACACGTACTCTTTATCCGACAGGGTAAAATATTAGGCAGCCGTAGTTATTTCCCTAAAGTACCGAGTGGAACTGAACTGAGTGAAGTAGTGCAAACCTTCGTGGGGCAATTTTATTTGCAAGGCAGCCAAATAAGGACGCTACCGGGTGAGATTTTGCTCGATTTCACGCTGCCTGAAAAAGATATTTTGTCTGACTCTATTTCAGAACTCGCTGGTCGTAAGGTTAATATTCAAACTCGACCACGAGGCGATCGCGCTCGCTACCTAAAATTAGCGAAAACAAATGCGCAGACGGCACTGATCACTAAACTGTCTCAACAGTCGACTATTCATCAGCGGCTAACTGAGCTCGAGAAAGTACTGCATCTGTCTGATATTCGTCGTATGGAATGTTTTGATATCAGCCATACTATGGGTGAAGAAACCGTTGCTTCCTGCGTGGTCTTTGACCAGCATGGACCGGTTCGTTCTGAGTATCGACGCTACAATATTACCGGTATCACGCCGGGTGATGACTACGCTGCGATGAATCAGGTATTGCGCCGCCGCTATGGCAAGGCACTTGAAGAAGATAAAATTCCAGACGTTATCTTCATCGACGGCGGCAAAGGTCAGTTAGGGCAGGCGAAAGACGTTTTTGCTGAACTTGATGTACCTTGGGATAAAAATCGTCCTTTATTGCTGGGCATCGCGAAGGGCAGCGATCGTAAAGCCGGTTTAGAAACACTGTTTTTACAACCGGAAGGGGAAGGTTTCTCCTTGCCGCCTGATTCTCCAGCACTGCACCTGATACAGCATATTCGCGATGATTCTCACAATCATGCGATCACGGGGCATCGTAAGAAACGTGCAAAGGTGCGCAATACCAGCTCTCTTGAAACCATAGAGGGTGTTGGGCCAAAACGTCGTCAGACGCTTTTGAAGTATATGGGTGGTCTACAACCTTTGATGAATGCAAGCGTGGAAGAAATTGCAAAAGTGCCTGGTATTTCACAGGCTTTGGCAGAAAAGATCCACAATGCATTGAAACACTAG
- the pgsA gene encoding CDP-diacylglycerol--glycerol-3-phosphate 3-phosphatidyltransferase, protein MRLNIPTLLTLFRVVLIPFFVVAFYLPFTWASFACALIFVFAAVTDWFDGFLARRWKQTTRFGAFLDPVADKVMVATALVLVCEHYHVWWITLPAATMIAREIIISALREWMAEIGKRSSVAVSWIGKVKTSAQMLALVGLLWRPDSYVIIAGVIALYIAAVLTFWSMFQYLNAARNDLLEP, encoded by the coding sequence ATGCGATTAAATATACCGACCTTACTCACTCTGTTTCGCGTTGTCCTGATCCCATTTTTTGTTGTGGCGTTTTACCTTCCGTTTACTTGGGCTTCTTTCGCCTGCGCATTGATTTTTGTGTTTGCCGCGGTAACGGACTGGTTTGATGGTTTCCTCGCCCGCCGGTGGAAGCAAACAACGCGGTTTGGCGCATTCCTTGATCCAGTTGCTGACAAAGTGATGGTCGCAACGGCGCTGGTGCTGGTGTGCGAGCATTATCACGTTTGGTGGATCACTTTACCGGCTGCGACGATGATCGCCCGTGAAATCATTATTTCGGCGTTGCGTGAATGGATGGCTGAAATTGGTAAGCGCAGCAGCGTTGCCGTTTCTTGGATCGGCAAGGTAAAAACCTCAGCTCAAATGCTGGCCTTAGTAGGGCTGCTATGGCGTCCAGATAGCTATGTGATCATTGCAGGTGTCATCGCACTGTATATTGCGGCAGTACTGACATTCTGGTCAATGTTCCAATATTTGAACGCTGCGCGGAATGATTTGCTCGAACCGTGA
- a CDS encoding DNA-binding transcriptional regulator, with protein MMHCPVCRHAAHARSSRYLSEKTKERYYQCRNINCSCTFVTMESVERHIMTPGEIIPVPPHPAKEQQIKMSI; from the coding sequence ATGATGCATTGTCCAGTTTGTCGCCATGCTGCACATGCGCGCTCAAGTCGCTATCTAAGTGAAAAAACTAAAGAACGCTACTATCAGTGCCGTAATATCAACTGCAGCTGCACGTTTGTCACGATGGAATCCGTCGAGCGCCACATCATGACGCCAGGAGAAATCATCCCCGTGCCTCCTCACCCCGCTAAAGAACAGCAAATTAAAATGAGCATCTAG
- a CDS encoding phage late control D family protein has translation MITHNAIAIGADLAPAFMLTLSGRNITENISSRLIAMTMTDNRGFEADQLDITLDDSDGFLAMPARGAVLELFLGWKGSALIGKGQFTVDEIEYTGAPDIMTIRARSADFRGAMNTSREESYHDTTLGAVIELIAKRNKLKANLAKVFANIAVQHIDQSQESDSQFLVRLAKRNGAEVSVKNGELLFLKPGSNLTASGQPIPIATVERADGDKHQFSIADRLAYSGVVARWLDTDSAKQAKQKVKLQRKNEPSTKSAPSHPNAKASADHSIPSTGNEYLVGDVNNVLVLPTIYAAKEQAMQAAQAEWDQQQRLVAKFTISLARGNPLLYPEMPLRVKGFKSIIDQQEWTIIKLEHSLTRDGFTTKLSLEMKLSDVKYEEADNSASS, from the coding sequence ATGATCACCCATAATGCCATCGCCATCGGCGCAGATTTGGCCCCCGCCTTTATGCTCACCTTAAGCGGGCGCAACATCACGGAGAATATTAGTTCTCGCCTAATTGCGATGACGATGACGGATAACCGCGGTTTCGAGGCAGATCAGCTAGATATAACGCTCGACGACAGCGATGGATTTCTAGCAATGCCTGCCCGGGGCGCGGTTCTCGAATTATTTCTGGGCTGGAAAGGTTCCGCACTGATTGGCAAAGGTCAATTTACCGTCGATGAAATCGAATACACTGGTGCTCCGGACATCATGACGATTAGAGCCAGAAGCGCTGATTTTCGTGGGGCCATGAATACGAGTCGAGAAGAGTCTTATCACGATACGACTCTGGGTGCGGTGATTGAGCTCATCGCGAAACGCAACAAGCTCAAAGCGAATCTGGCTAAGGTTTTTGCCAACATTGCCGTTCAGCACATCGATCAGTCACAAGAATCCGACAGCCAATTTTTAGTTCGCTTAGCAAAGCGTAATGGGGCTGAAGTTTCAGTTAAGAACGGCGAGCTTCTTTTTCTCAAGCCGGGAAGCAATCTAACAGCAAGCGGCCAACCAATTCCTATCGCAACTGTAGAGCGGGCTGACGGTGATAAACATCAGTTCTCAATAGCTGACCGTCTGGCCTACAGCGGTGTTGTAGCAAGGTGGTTGGATACAGATTCAGCTAAACAGGCCAAACAAAAAGTTAAGCTACAACGGAAAAACGAGCCTAGCACCAAAAGTGCACCTTCGCATCCAAACGCAAAAGCATCAGCGGATCACTCTATTCCATCAACAGGGAATGAATATCTTGTTGGCGACGTGAATAACGTTCTTGTGCTACCGACAATTTATGCGGCTAAGGAGCAGGCTATGCAAGCAGCTCAGGCAGAGTGGGATCAACAACAACGGTTGGTGGCTAAGTTCACTATCAGTCTCGCTAGAGGAAATCCGCTGCTTTATCCTGAAATGCCTTTAAGAGTAAAAGGCTTTAAAAGCATCATTGACCAACAAGAATGGACCATTATTAAACTTGAACATAGCCTGACGCGGGATGGCTTTACCACAAAGTTATCACTCGAGATGAAGCTTTCGGATGTTAAGTACGAAGAGGCCGATAACTCAGCATCATCATAA
- a CDS encoding phage tail protein, which translates to MMLTLGLFVFQRQTLPYQTLKQNLEYNWSSNNRIGQRAAYQFLGVGEDSITLDGVLVPEITGGPLSLLALKTMAEQGKAWPLIGGDGAIYGMYVVKNINQTQSIFFANGSARQINFTMNLVRVDESLSAMFGDLQQQAKDMVNRAIKLGQETAGGLFS; encoded by the coding sequence ATGATGCTTACGCTTGGGCTATTTGTGTTTCAGCGCCAAACATTGCCCTATCAAACGTTAAAACAAAATCTCGAGTACAACTGGTCATCCAATAACCGAATTGGTCAGCGCGCTGCCTACCAGTTTCTAGGTGTTGGTGAAGATAGCATTACATTAGACGGCGTACTGGTTCCAGAGATCACGGGGGGCCCACTCTCGCTGTTGGCGCTAAAGACCATGGCTGAGCAAGGAAAGGCGTGGCCGCTCATTGGTGGTGATGGTGCTATATACGGCATGTATGTCGTCAAAAATATTAATCAAACGCAAAGCATTTTCTTTGCCAATGGTAGTGCTCGTCAGATTAATTTTACGATGAATCTTGTACGGGTAGATGAATCACTCAGTGCTATGTTTGGCGATCTTCAGCAGCAGGCAAAAGATATGGTCAATAGAGCAATCAAGCTTGGGCAAGAAACGGCCGGGGGATTGTTCTCATGA
- a CDS encoding phage tail tape measure protein encodes MSNSLKLQILLTAVDQASRPLKAIKAANKALSDDIRTTQQYLDTLDAKMGKIDGFRKTSAQLSATSNAFKKAKKEAAELRAEIKNAEAPTRSQIKSLDNANQAVSHLETKYRALHKSAKEQRNTLRQNGINPQALPANKQRLKDTIEQTSNRLAQQRKSFAENNRQQNNLERIKQRQTQLGNIKQRYQSGKVLADNLGNLGNRGVGVAKTALSLGTSVLAPGYALSQENTKLQTILGLDKSSSGMQALRQQAKKLSGHSAGSAVEATTAQIVIANAGADKDGVLAATAPTLKMAQSNQHSVEDNAALLIGMESAFGLGNDQIAHISDVITAALSRNTIGFDNLNKTLNYTASAASSAGVSIEETAAMASALADANITGSAAATGNHDVIRRLQSPTDNAREIFSKLGVKTNDNQGNMRPIFSILEEIQHSFASNKLGEAQREAYTKAIFGNNASAAASVLMHDASSGKLAGISTALQKSDGKTDSAATASQNNLSGDIRTFQSAYESIGIDLFEQQESSLRQLVQTASRYVNKLEQWIQNNQALSQTIIAVVSAGSALIGLLGGVGIIASQVVAGMNLVVAGAGLLWTAFSAAGGAILAILGTLTWPIVAIAAAIVAGALLIRQYWEPIGAFFSGVIEGLQTVFAPMAEMFMPWKAQFDLASEGLQKLWGWFTDLISPVESSQEAINNCKNAGILFGEALSLALTLPLKAFNFLGEKVDWLLERLGIIKSQSADIDANAINSGQKANVQAISPTGGILNANYAPLAAGSSSYRDQSQHNFQIDIHVPPGQGPEVTKKMFSDWVESYERQRYANSLSHM; translated from the coding sequence ATGAGTAACAGTCTAAAATTACAGATACTTCTTACTGCCGTCGACCAAGCCAGCCGCCCGTTAAAAGCGATTAAGGCGGCTAACAAAGCGCTGTCTGACGACATACGCACGACACAGCAATACCTTGATACGCTTGATGCGAAAATGGGAAAAATTGATGGTTTTCGCAAAACAAGCGCCCAGCTGTCAGCGACTAGTAACGCATTCAAAAAAGCCAAAAAAGAAGCGGCCGAACTCAGAGCAGAAATAAAAAATGCCGAAGCGCCAACACGCTCGCAAATTAAATCTTTGGATAATGCCAATCAGGCTGTTTCTCATCTGGAGACGAAATATCGTGCCCTACATAAATCGGCCAAGGAACAGCGTAATACGCTGAGACAAAACGGTATTAATCCACAAGCCTTACCCGCTAACAAACAGCGTCTGAAAGATACTATTGAGCAAACGTCTAATAGGCTCGCACAACAGCGTAAATCCTTTGCCGAAAACAATCGGCAACAGAATAACCTTGAGCGAATCAAACAGCGCCAAACTCAATTGGGAAACATTAAACAACGTTATCAATCAGGTAAAGTGCTCGCAGACAATCTCGGTAACTTAGGAAATCGTGGCGTTGGCGTCGCCAAAACGGCACTTTCTCTCGGGACTTCAGTATTAGCACCTGGCTACGCATTGTCACAGGAAAATACCAAGCTTCAAACTATCTTGGGATTAGATAAATCAAGTTCGGGAATGCAAGCCCTTCGCCAACAGGCGAAAAAGCTCAGTGGCCACAGTGCGGGATCGGCCGTTGAAGCCACCACGGCGCAGATTGTTATCGCCAATGCTGGTGCTGATAAGGATGGGGTTCTTGCGGCTACCGCGCCCACATTAAAAATGGCGCAGTCCAACCAACATAGCGTTGAGGATAACGCTGCGTTACTCATTGGGATGGAGTCTGCATTTGGCCTCGGCAATGACCAAATAGCACACATTAGCGATGTTATTACCGCAGCGTTAAGCCGCAACACTATCGGTTTCGATAACCTGAATAAAACGCTCAATTATACGGCGTCTGCGGCAAGCAGTGCTGGCGTAAGCATCGAAGAAACGGCTGCAATGGCAAGCGCACTCGCCGATGCCAATATCACCGGTTCCGCTGCGGCGACTGGAAACCATGATGTCATCCGCCGTTTGCAATCTCCAACAGATAACGCGCGCGAAATATTTAGCAAACTCGGGGTGAAAACGAACGACAATCAGGGAAACATGCGTCCTATTTTCTCCATTCTTGAAGAAATTCAGCACAGCTTTGCAAGCAATAAGCTAGGTGAAGCGCAGCGAGAAGCATACACCAAGGCAATTTTTGGCAATAACGCCAGCGCCGCTGCATCTGTATTGATGCACGATGCGTCATCAGGAAAACTCGCGGGTATCAGCACCGCATTGCAAAAATCTGACGGCAAAACAGATTCGGCCGCGACTGCTTCACAAAACAACCTCAGTGGAGATATTAGAACCTTCCAGTCAGCCTATGAATCTATTGGAATTGACCTGTTTGAGCAGCAGGAAAGCTCGTTAAGACAATTGGTACAAACAGCAAGTCGCTATGTCAACAAGCTTGAACAGTGGATACAAAACAATCAGGCGTTGAGTCAAACAATCATCGCCGTCGTGAGCGCTGGTAGTGCACTAATTGGCCTACTCGGTGGAGTTGGCATCATCGCGTCGCAAGTGGTGGCAGGAATGAATCTGGTGGTGGCAGGTGCAGGACTACTCTGGACAGCATTCTCCGCCGCTGGGGGCGCTATTTTAGCCATTCTAGGCACGTTAACGTGGCCAATAGTGGCTATTGCAGCAGCTATAGTCGCAGGAGCCTTACTCATTCGTCAATATTGGGAGCCGATCGGTGCCTTCTTTAGTGGCGTTATTGAGGGGCTACAAACTGTGTTTGCACCGATGGCGGAAATGTTTATGCCCTGGAAAGCGCAATTCGATTTAGCGAGTGAAGGATTACAAAAGCTATGGGGCTGGTTTACAGATTTAATATCCCCAGTAGAGTCCTCCCAGGAAGCCATCAACAACTGCAAAAATGCAGGAATACTCTTTGGCGAAGCGTTATCACTCGCCTTAACGTTGCCATTGAAGGCTTTTAATTTTCTCGGTGAAAAGGTCGACTGGCTGCTGGAAAGGCTTGGCATTATCAAGAGCCAATCGGCAGATATTGATGCCAACGCCATAAACTCCGGCCAAAAAGCGAATGTTCAAGCTATCTCCCCAACTGGCGGTATCTTGAATGCAAACTACGCACCTCTTGCGGCTGGAAGCTCTAGCTATCGAGATCAGAGCCAACATAATTTCCAAATCGATATTCATGTTCCTCCGGGGCAAGGGCCTGAAGTCACTAAGAAAATGTTCAGTGATTGGGTCGAAAGCTATGAGCGTCAACGCTATGCAAACAGCTTGTCGCACATGTAA
- a CDS encoding GpE family phage tail protein translates to MADIAVIFHWPPSELNPMSLTELISWRQKALQRSGNTDE, encoded by the coding sequence ATGGCGGACATTGCGGTGATATTCCACTGGCCGCCATCAGAGTTAAATCCCATGAGCCTTACCGAACTTATTTCATGGCGCCAAAAAGCGCTACAACGAAGCGGGAATACGGATGAGTAA
- a CDS encoding phage tail assembly protein, whose amino-acid sequence MNTENENTVLLESPIQRGELLIEQVTLIKPTAGTLRGVSLAAVANSDVDALVKVLPRMTSPQLLESDVLKLELPDMIALAGKVIGFLSPNSVR is encoded by the coding sequence ATGAATACCGAAAATGAAAATACCGTTCTCCTAGAATCTCCGATTCAGCGCGGTGAACTGTTGATTGAACAAGTCACCCTAATCAAACCGACGGCAGGAACCTTGCGTGGTGTAAGTCTCGCGGCGGTAGCCAATTCGGACGTAGACGCCCTGGTGAAGGTTTTACCTCGAATGACCAGCCCTCAGCTACTTGAAAGCGATGTCTTGAAGTTGGAGTTGCCAGATATGATTGCACTAGCGGGCAAGGTGATTGGTTTTTTGTCACCGAATTCGGTTCGTTAG
- a CDS encoding phage major tail tube protein, which yields MALPRKLKYLNLFNDGLSYMGVVNSVTLPKLTRKLESYRGAGMNGSTSIDMGLDDDALTVEWTIGGLPDDDLWSQYAVPGASDVPLRFSGSYQRDDTGDVSGVEIVLRGRHKEIDGGENKQGENTETKITTQCTYYKLIVDGKELIEIDVINMIEKVNGIDRLAQHRQHLGL from the coding sequence ATGGCATTACCGCGCAAACTGAAATACCTCAACCTTTTCAATGATGGTTTGAGCTACATGGGCGTTGTCAATTCGGTCACCCTGCCGAAGCTAACCCGAAAACTGGAAAGCTATCGTGGCGCAGGCATGAACGGTTCAACCTCAATTGATATGGGCCTTGATGATGATGCATTGACCGTTGAATGGACCATTGGCGGCCTTCCTGATGATGATTTGTGGAGCCAATATGCCGTTCCTGGCGCTTCGGATGTGCCTTTACGCTTTTCTGGCTCATACCAGCGCGACGACACTGGTGACGTTAGCGGCGTAGAGATCGTACTGCGAGGTCGCCATAAGGAAATCGACGGTGGCGAAAATAAACAAGGCGAGAATACCGAAACCAAAATCACGACTCAGTGCACTTACTACAAACTGATCGTGGATGGCAAGGAGCTCATTGAGATCGACGTCATCAATATGATTGAAAAAGTTAACGGCATTGATCGACTGGCGCAACATCGCCAGCACCTCGGTCTGTAA
- a CDS encoding phage tail sheath protein yields MPDFKHGVQVLEINEGTRVISTVSTAIIGMVCTAPDADAETFPLNVPVLITDVIAAAGKAGTKGTLSAALAAIGDQCKPVTVVVRVAEGEGEDEEAIQAATLSNIIGGADENGQYTGLKALLTAKAVTGVKPRILGVPGLDTQEVAVALASICQQLRAFGYISAWGCKTKADVIKYRDNFSQRELMLIWPDFLAWDTKTNTSATAFATARALGLRAKIDQEQGWHKTLSNVGVNGVTGMSASVFWDLQAPGTDADLLNEAGVTTPVRSDGFRFWGNRTCTDEPLFIFENYVRTAQVLADTMAEAHQWAVDKPMTATLIRDIVEGIKAKFRELKSNGYIIDADCWYDESSNDKESLKAGKLYIDYDYTPVPPLENLTLRQRITDKYLVSLGSMANS; encoded by the coding sequence ATGCCCGATTTCAAACATGGCGTGCAAGTACTGGAGATTAACGAAGGTACACGCGTCATTTCAACCGTATCAACTGCCATTATTGGCATGGTCTGCACCGCCCCGGATGCAGATGCCGAAACCTTTCCACTCAACGTTCCTGTATTGATCACCGACGTTATCGCTGCCGCTGGTAAAGCAGGAACCAAAGGCACCCTGTCTGCCGCCCTGGCAGCCATTGGCGACCAATGCAAACCTGTTACTGTCGTTGTACGCGTTGCCGAAGGCGAAGGCGAGGATGAAGAAGCCATTCAGGCCGCCACCCTCTCCAACATCATCGGCGGTGCCGATGAGAACGGCCAATATACCGGCTTAAAAGCCCTACTGACGGCCAAAGCCGTTACCGGTGTTAAACCTCGCATTTTGGGTGTGCCTGGTCTGGATACACAGGAAGTAGCTGTTGCACTGGCCTCGATTTGCCAGCAGCTGCGTGCCTTTGGCTATATCAGCGCATGGGGCTGCAAAACCAAAGCGGATGTCATTAAGTATCGCGACAACTTCAGCCAGCGTGAACTGATGCTGATTTGGCCCGATTTCTTGGCATGGGACACCAAAACAAATACCAGTGCCACGGCTTTTGCAACTGCACGAGCTTTAGGCTTGCGCGCAAAAATTGACCAAGAGCAAGGGTGGCATAAAACCTTATCCAACGTCGGGGTGAACGGTGTCACCGGCATGAGTGCTTCAGTATTTTGGGACTTACAAGCACCAGGAACCGATGCTGATTTGTTGAATGAAGCGGGTGTCACCACGCCGGTGCGTTCCGACGGCTTCCGTTTCTGGGGCAACCGCACCTGCACTGATGAACCGCTATTTATCTTTGAGAACTATGTCCGTACCGCACAAGTACTCGCTGACACCATGGCTGAAGCACACCAGTGGGCCGTCGACAAACCAATGACCGCCACACTAATTCGCGACATCGTAGAAGGCATCAAAGCAAAATTCCGCGAGCTGAAATCTAACGGCTACATCATCGATGCTGACTGCTGGTATGACGAAAGCTCGAACGATAAAGAGAGCTTAAAGGCAGGCAAGCTTTACATCGATTACGACTACACCCCAGTGCCACCACTGGAAAACCTCACCCTGCGCCAGCGCATCACCGATAAATATCTGGTGAGCTTGGGCTCAATGGCCAACAGTTAA
- a CDS encoding tail fiber assembly protein yields the protein MEFFNITDARYTDTLKTAVGCMVSLGRADAELVPFTACMDDIEDYGRIFYQDLIAGKYGEIQSYIEPTLTSGEAESIKSNKLSEATIIISTLQDAIDLEMATDEEPAQLKAWKTYRVLLSRADTSHAPNIDWPPIPA from the coding sequence ATGGAATTCTTTAATATTACTGACGCACGCTATACGGATACGTTAAAAACTGCCGTGGGCTGCATGGTTTCATTAGGTCGTGCGGATGCTGAGCTAGTGCCTTTTACGGCATGTATGGATGATATAGAAGATTATGGCCGCATATTTTATCAAGATTTAATAGCAGGAAAATATGGGGAGATCCAGTCCTATATTGAGCCCACGTTAACCAGCGGTGAGGCAGAGTCGATTAAATCCAATAAGCTGAGCGAAGCTACTATCATAATTAGCACGCTACAAGATGCAATTGACTTAGAGATGGCAACGGATGAGGAACCAGCACAACTCAAAGCGTGGAAAACTTACCGTGTGCTACTCAGCCGAGCAGACACATCTCACGCCCCCAACATTGACTGGCCACCAATCCCCGCCTGA